In a genomic window of Lycium ferocissimum isolate CSIRO_LF1 chromosome 9, AGI_CSIRO_Lferr_CH_V1, whole genome shotgun sequence:
- the LOC132030263 gene encoding reticulon-like protein B22: MNEVAPLQSSGAMELNANETTARTVNPRKTDIGGKPFILIICGSLVYYHCAYRNSSLVSLVSDVFIVLLCSLAILGLLFRQMNISVPVDPLEWQISQDAANRVFACLANTVGAAESVLRVAATGHDKRLFFKVVATLYVLSALGRIASGVTIAYAGLCFLCLYLLAENLQLISSRNPRRRDCTNTVQDD, encoded by the coding sequence ATGAACGAAGTCGCTCCACTTCAAAGTAGTGGTGCAATGGAATTGAATGCTAACGAAACCACAGCAAGGACAGTAAACCCTAGGAAGACGGATATTGGTGGTAAACCCTTCATACTCATCATCTGTGGATCCCTCGTTTACTACCACTGTGCCTATCGGAATTCTAGTCTCGTCTCTCTTGTCTCGGACGTCTTTATTGTACTCCTTTGTTCACTCGCCATTCTAGGCCTCTTGTTTCGTCAGATGAACATCTCGGTTCCTGTGGATCCGCTTGAGTGGCAGATCTCTCAGGATGCTGCCAACAGGGTTTTCGCCTGCCTCGCCAATACTGTCGGCGCTGCTGAGTCTGTTCTTCGGGTTGCTGCTACGGGCCATGATAAGCGCTTGTTCTTTAAGGTTGTGGCTACTCTTTATGTGCTATCAGCTCTCGGAAGGATAGCGTCGGGTGTTACCATTGCTTATGCTGGGCTCTGCTTTCTTTGCCTTTATTTGCTTGCTGAGAACTTGCAATTGATTAGCTCGAGGAATCCAAGGAGAAGGGACTGCACGAACACAGTTCAGGACGATTAA